From one Bacteroidota bacterium genomic stretch:
- a CDS encoding RluA family pseudouridine synthase, whose protein sequence is MIVTGDELDDTLPEGSEEASEQEQDELFEHYRIVADKNQSLLRVDKFLINRLQNVSRNRLQIAAEAGSILVNGKAVKSSYKVKPGDTVTVVLAHPPRDIELYPDDVPLDIVYEDDQLFVINKQAGLVVHPAYGHYRGTLVNGLVHIMYPDLIDQPIKSESIRPGLVHRIDKNTSGLVVVGKTEQAMTHLSKQFFDRTIERLYLALVWGDFSEESGTITGHIGRSLKDRKVMDVFPDGTHGKHAITHFKVLERFGYVTLIQCKLETGRTHQIRAHLKHIAHPLFNDETYGGNRVLKGTVFTKYKQFVENCFEMIPRHALHAKSLGFEHPTTGKFMFFESILPPDFQSVIEKWRAYASHQKLTIDQ, encoded by the coding sequence ATGATCGTTACAGGAGATGAGTTGGACGATACCTTGCCTGAGGGATCGGAAGAAGCGAGTGAGCAGGAGCAGGATGAATTATTCGAGCATTATCGGATTGTAGCAGATAAGAATCAATCGCTGCTGAGAGTCGATAAATTTCTCATCAACCGTTTACAGAATGTTTCCCGAAACCGCTTGCAGATAGCGGCAGAAGCAGGTTCCATTTTGGTCAATGGGAAAGCGGTGAAGTCGAGTTATAAGGTGAAGCCCGGGGATACAGTAACCGTTGTGCTTGCACATCCACCACGCGATATTGAATTGTATCCGGATGATGTTCCATTGGATATCGTATACGAAGATGATCAGCTCTTCGTCATTAACAAACAGGCCGGCTTAGTGGTTCACCCTGCTTACGGACATTATCGTGGTACCCTGGTCAACGGACTCGTGCATATCATGTATCCTGATCTCATCGACCAGCCGATAAAATCAGAATCTATTCGTCCGGGCCTGGTGCATCGCATCGATAAAAATACTTCGGGATTAGTGGTTGTTGGCAAGACAGAGCAGGCGATGACGCATCTCTCCAAACAATTTTTTGATCGTACCATTGAGCGGCTTTACTTAGCGCTGGTATGGGGTGATTTTTCGGAAGAGTCCGGAACCATCACCGGACATATCGGGCGAAGCTTAAAAGACAGAAAGGTCATGGATGTATTTCCTGATGGCACACATGGTAAACATGCCATCACTCATTTCAAAGTATTGGAACGATTTGGATACGTCACTCTCATCCAATGCAAACTCGAAACCGGGAGGACCCATCAGATAAGAGCCCATCTCAAACATATTGCCCATCCGCTCTTCAACGACGAAACCTACGGCGGCAACCGCGTCCTCAAGGGAACCGTTTTTACCAAGTACAAGCAATTCGTTGAAAATTGTTTTGAGATGATACCCCGCCATGCCCTCCATGCTAAGTCCCTCGGCTTTGAACACCCCACCACCGGCAAATTCATGTTCTTCGAAAGCATCCTCCCTCCCGATTTCCAATCCGTCATCGAAAAATGGAGAGCCTACGCGTCGCATCAGAAACTTACCATTGATCAGTAA
- a CDS encoding D-alanine--D-alanine ligase yields MRIGVVFGGCSREREVSFAGGRTVYDNLNKSIFEPIPLFVDSFGNLILLTWEFIYKGSIRDFYPPAELIPPSAHAFQVYAESLGDLDRQEQVKLVNKVGSRIEPTALSSIIDMAFLCLHGSDGEDGRIQGLLEYLRIPYTGSGILSSSIGMNKAIQKELMKNAGFDVPEYCTIQREEWLKGNREEIYSKAKQTAGLPLVVKAANQGSSIGVSILQQDEIDSFTNAMNRAFFIRRITKCEWDTMDFQTKVVWVREVSDIREGVGLPLMIGNRTFYHPEELLSVMLDLFSENDPELVLVARDGESSVLVEAFIQGKEFSCIVVEDEMGLPVALPPTEIRKGKELFDYRSKYLPGLSRKITPIQLPDNEIEAIRILCEKLFTSLHFDVYARIDGFINDQGKIFLNDPNTTSGMMPSSFFFHQAAEIGMNPSQFITYILYTSLRNRISDTKQYDKGPALLRKFDKLIDTNHHASEKRTRAAVILGGYSSERHISVESGRNIYEKLASSDKYEVLPVFLTGNQKQHELYTIPINVLLKDNADDIREKILDFHIHPVIEKIIGRCSKLTDRFANSRNLEAPQRLSYDELSKRCDVVFIALHGRPGEDGSLQVELEKVGLPYNGSGPASSQITIDKYRTNELLGKNNFKVAKHYLANEFDWLADPALFLNTISEKFTFPFIAKPVDDGCSSAVKIIRSREELEAYVRLVFRTNKELEANLAEILKIKPKEEFPIKQNILFEDLITSNGASRFIEITGGMLTAVNEAGQLEYEVFEASEALSEGDVLSLEEKFLAGQGQNITSARYSRDQEENKLISSYVKREFEKAARLLKIEGYARIDAFVRIFSPEKVEVIFIEVNSLPGMTPATCIFHQAAIAHYRPYEFIDKILDFGRKRKQSQPA; encoded by the coding sequence TTGCGTATCGGAGTCGTCTTTGGTGGCTGTTCCCGTGAAAGAGAGGTTTCTTTTGCAGGCGGTCGGACAGTTTATGATAATCTCAATAAGTCAATCTTCGAACCTATCCCCTTGTTTGTGGATAGTTTCGGGAATCTCATTCTTCTGACCTGGGAGTTCATCTACAAAGGCAGCATCCGCGATTTTTATCCCCCCGCAGAGCTGATTCCTCCTTCAGCGCATGCTTTCCAGGTCTATGCAGAATCATTGGGCGACCTCGATCGTCAGGAACAAGTGAAACTCGTCAATAAAGTAGGTTCCAGAATTGAACCGACAGCACTCTCTTCCATTATCGATATGGCTTTTTTATGCCTGCATGGCAGTGACGGAGAAGACGGTCGCATCCAGGGTTTGTTGGAATATCTGAGAATACCCTATACCGGTTCCGGAATTTTATCTTCTTCTATCGGGATGAATAAGGCGATTCAAAAGGAGTTGATGAAGAATGCCGGGTTTGATGTTCCTGAGTATTGCACCATTCAGCGGGAAGAATGGCTCAAAGGAAATCGGGAAGAAATTTATTCGAAGGCAAAGCAGACAGCAGGATTGCCTCTTGTAGTGAAAGCCGCCAATCAGGGTTCATCCATCGGCGTTAGTATCTTGCAGCAGGACGAAATAGATTCCTTTACGAATGCAATGAACCGCGCTTTCTTCATTCGTCGTATAACTAAATGTGAATGGGATACCATGGACTTCCAGACGAAGGTGGTCTGGGTGAGGGAAGTATCGGATATTCGTGAAGGAGTAGGGCTGCCGCTGATGATCGGTAACCGTACATTTTACCATCCGGAGGAGTTGCTGAGTGTGATGCTCGACCTCTTTTCTGAAAACGATCCGGAACTGGTGCTTGTTGCAAGAGATGGAGAAAGTTCAGTGCTGGTGGAAGCATTCATCCAGGGAAAGGAGTTTTCCTGTATTGTGGTGGAAGATGAGATGGGATTGCCTGTTGCACTTCCTCCAACCGAGATCCGTAAAGGGAAAGAACTCTTCGACTATCGTTCGAAATATCTGCCGGGTTTGTCTCGTAAAATCACACCCATCCAGTTGCCCGATAATGAAATAGAAGCCATTCGCATCTTGTGTGAAAAGCTATTTACTTCATTGCATTTTGATGTATATGCCCGTATCGATGGTTTTATCAATGATCAGGGAAAGATCTTCCTCAATGATCCCAATACCACATCGGGAATGATGCCGAGTTCTTTTTTCTTCCATCAGGCAGCAGAGATCGGAATGAATCCCTCTCAATTTATCACTTATATTCTCTACACCTCTCTCCGCAACCGTATCAGCGATACGAAACAATACGATAAGGGGCCTGCTCTTTTACGTAAATTCGATAAGTTGATCGATACGAATCACCATGCTTCTGAAAAGCGTACCCGCGCGGCCGTTATACTTGGCGGCTATTCTTCAGAGCGACACATCTCTGTGGAAAGCGGAAGAAATATTTATGAGAAACTGGCTTCCAGTGATAAGTACGAAGTGCTCCCCGTCTTCTTAACCGGAAATCAAAAACAGCACGAGCTCTATACCATTCCGATCAATGTCCTCCTGAAGGATAATGCCGATGATATTCGCGAGAAAATCCTCGATTTCCATATTCATCCGGTCATTGAAAAAATTATCGGGCGTTGCAGTAAACTTACTGACCGCTTTGCCAATTCCCGCAACCTCGAAGCCCCTCAACGTCTATCCTATGATGAACTTTCGAAGCGTTGCGATGTAGTCTTTATCGCCTTGCACGGTCGTCCCGGTGAGGATGGCTCCCTGCAGGTGGAACTCGAAAAAGTGGGACTTCCTTACAATGGTTCCGGGCCGGCCTCTTCTCAAATCACCATTGATAAATACCGGACGAATGAGCTGCTGGGAAAGAATAATTTTAAAGTAGCTAAGCATTATCTGGCCAATGAATTTGACTGGCTGGCAGATCCCGCCCTCTTCTTAAATACGATTTCCGAAAAATTTACGTTCCCCTTTATAGCCAAGCCGGTGGACGATGGTTGCAGCTCAGCCGTGAAGATTATTCGTTCAAGGGAAGAGTTGGAAGCCTATGTGCGTCTCGTCTTTAGAACCAATAAGGAGTTGGAGGCAAATCTGGCGGAAATATTAAAAATTAAACCGAAGGAAGAGTTTCCGATAAAGCAAAATATCTTGTTCGAAGATTTGATCACTTCCAATGGTGCAAGCCGGTTTATCGAAATTACCGGAGGTATGCTCACAGCTGTCAACGAAGCCGGTCAATTGGAATACGAAGTATTTGAAGCTTCCGAGGCTTTATCAGAGGGAGATGTGCTCTCGCTGGAAGAAAAATTCCTGGCAGGGCAGGGGCAGAATATCACTTCCGCCCGGTACAGTCGTGATCAGGAAGAGAATAAATTGATTTCATCCTATGTAAAACGTGAATTTGAAAAGGCAGCTCGTCTTTTGAAAATTGAAGGCTATGCACGCATTGATGCCTTCGTGCGGATTTTTTCTCCAGAAAAAGTAGAAGTCATTTTTATCGAAGTGAATTCCCTCCCCGGTATGACACCCGCCACCTGTATCTTCCATCAGGCGGCCATAGCACATTACCGGCCTTATGAGTTCATTGATAAAATTCTGGACTTCGGTAGAAAACGTAAACAAAGTCAACCGGCATAA
- a CDS encoding T9SS type A sorting domain-containing protein, with the protein MKNKQFYSLIFLFATMLCVTNVFSQHERLVPLRNNPVIQKYLTDHPASSFRMANLTDTVDLPFIDDFSTTAVYPSTDLWTDNYVYINSTFPRNPLTIGVATFDGLNAEGNPYDNSASTIQGGCDTLTSKYIRLLTRPSSQGGGVYSLSDSITLSFYWQKKGWGDGPDSGDSLVLDFYNPSTNQWSRQWFLRGLISGGQDTIFTNVQVRVTNAVWLQDGFRFRFRNYGSRTGSLDHWHIDYIRMYRAYNQFTGQMDTVLSDVAMTLPATSLMKEYSSVPWDHFVSLSSIDQQNLLRDSSAMQYRVNDPSPADVGFNNRIYNYNGNYVSGFGADNGNIFPGRPNNIQLKYDFGVDSIFPNTPSLAADSNRFTVKNYFTNGNAFGGLKSNDTVTYTQEFYNYYSFDDGSAEVGYDLINAPNGKVALKFEIMKPDTLRAIRYFFLQQGPNVSNKLFSIKVWSSLNPETVIYQESAQRPAYTSVINGYATYVLDQIVPVSGTIYIGFQQVLGDGLHLGYDRNTASNSRMFYNVGAGWIQTAITPGTFMMRPVMGDTTLFVGVPEENPDNYNFTVAPNPADGMVNFIFSKSNGSEQLEVWSVDGRLVHSSSLVTRLETNAFSPGVYIVRVRNQQAILAQRRLIISR; encoded by the coding sequence ATGAAGAATAAGCAGTTCTACTCCCTGATATTTTTATTCGCCACTATGCTCTGTGTTACAAATGTGTTTTCCCAACATGAACGTTTGGTGCCGCTGAGAAATAATCCGGTCATTCAGAAATATCTCACCGATCATCCTGCCTCTTCTTTCCGAATGGCCAATTTAACAGATACTGTTGATCTTCCGTTTATCGATGATTTCTCTACCACTGCCGTTTATCCTTCTACCGATTTATGGACCGATAATTATGTTTATATCAACAGTACCTTCCCTCGTAATCCGCTCACCATTGGTGTGGCCACTTTTGATGGATTAAATGCGGAAGGAAACCCCTACGATAATTCAGCTTCTACCATTCAGGGCGGTTGTGATACACTCACGTCGAAGTATATCCGCTTATTGACCCGTCCTTCTTCCCAGGGTGGGGGAGTATATTCACTTTCCGACAGTATTACACTGAGTTTCTATTGGCAGAAGAAAGGCTGGGGCGATGGTCCCGATTCAGGAGATTCATTGGTGCTCGATTTTTATAATCCTTCTACCAATCAATGGAGTCGTCAGTGGTTTTTACGTGGATTGATTTCCGGCGGACAGGATACCATTTTTACCAATGTGCAGGTGAGGGTAACCAATGCCGTTTGGCTGCAGGATGGTTTTCGTTTCCGGTTTAGGAACTATGGCTCCCGAACAGGAAGTCTGGATCACTGGCATATTGATTATATTCGCATGTACAGGGCCTACAATCAGTTTACCGGACAAATGGATACCGTTCTCTCAGATGTAGCCATGACGCTGCCCGCCACCAGTCTCATGAAGGAATATTCATCCGTTCCATGGGATCATTTTGTTTCCCTCTCATCCATTGATCAGCAAAATTTATTGAGAGATTCTTCGGCTATGCAATACCGTGTGAACGACCCATCACCTGCTGATGTGGGTTTTAACAACAGGATATATAACTATAACGGGAATTATGTTTCCGGTTTTGGAGCCGACAATGGAAATATATTTCCGGGCCGACCCAATAATATTCAATTGAAATATGATTTTGGAGTGGATTCCATCTTTCCGAACACCCCTTCTTTGGCAGCAGACAGCAACAGATTCACAGTAAAAAATTATTTCACCAATGGTAATGCCTTCGGTGGATTAAAATCGAATGATACCGTTACCTATACACAGGAGTTTTATAATTATTATAGTTTCGACGATGGCAGTGCGGAAGTGGGGTACGATCTCATCAATGCTCCAAATGGTAAAGTCGCACTGAAGTTCGAAATCATGAAGCCGGATACACTTCGGGCCATTCGCTATTTCTTTCTTCAGCAAGGCCCTAACGTGAGTAATAAACTGTTTTCAATTAAAGTATGGAGTAGCCTGAATCCGGAAACGGTGATCTACCAGGAATCGGCCCAACGTCCCGCTTATACCAGTGTTATCAATGGATATGCGACATACGTCCTTGATCAGATTGTCCCTGTTAGTGGAACAATTTATATCGGCTTCCAGCAAGTACTTGGAGATGGATTACACCTGGGCTACGACAGGAATACGGCTTCAAACTCAAGAATGTTTTACAATGTGGGTGCGGGCTGGATACAAACTGCCATCACTCCCGGTACATTCATGATGCGTCCGGTGATGGGCGATACCACGTTGTTTGTAGGAGTACCTGAAGAGAATCCGGACAACTATAATTTCACAGTTGCTCCAAACCCTGCTGATGGTATGGTGAATTTTATCTTCAGCAAATCGAATGGAAGTGAGCAGTTGGAGGTTTGGAGTGTGGATGGACGATTGGTGCATTCCTCTTCTCTCGTTACGCGTCTGGAAACAAATGCATTTTCTCCGGGTGTTTATATCGTTCGGGTACGCAATCAGCAAGCAATATTGGCACAACGCCGTTTAATAATTTCAAGATAA
- a CDS encoding T9SS type A sorting domain-containing protein produces the protein MKHLFRLFAITLTCLPSILFGSHLMGGEITWRCDGNGAFIFQAKLYRDCNGVNGPGGMILQSNSPVTSILCSLISQTDISPQGIGCASCSIPMGLANSVEEFIYESAPIQLNGTPPAGGWYFSYTDCCRNAVIANLSPGSGWFTLRAIMYPFSGQNTSPCFDNSPAFAEPPTIGLCTNSPLSYNHAAFDPDIDSLTYSWGVPLDGNGFPGTPYPYSPGYSFQSPLPGTAQNPLNIPATLDTAQGIISFLSYTQGAFVTVTKVSSYKCGQLVAEIFREVQIALLSNCLVSSSPNVYNTAPDMTPAPAVETFTLLAGDTFFYSFTASDFELLPVAAGGTPQVITVEAMGMELGLGDTSYTTGCLVPPCAVLSNPTPFSSPQQLTESLTWPTSCAHAGFYNGCLQYQRNFQFIFRMDDNFCPAHGISIKSLNVFVTGPEVYAVGNSLAVSYPGVSIQWYLNGVPIPGATDTIYTPLQNGIYTIVATTSSGCSMLSNPVNRVLSGQQEIVSNESSFTIFPNPGMTNGVVNVLLRNVPTGSNLIRIYDVTGRLAKQFPIVINNENEHLMLQLDDLKKGIYNISINGKAGMLEQNLILN, from the coding sequence ATGAAACACCTCTTCAGACTCTTTGCCATCACTTTAACTTGTTTACCTTCAATACTTTTTGGCAGTCACTTAATGGGTGGCGAGATCACCTGGAGGTGTGATGGAAACGGGGCTTTCATCTTTCAGGCAAAACTATACAGAGACTGTAACGGTGTAAATGGTCCCGGTGGAATGATTCTTCAATCAAATAGTCCGGTAACTTCTATTCTATGCTCACTAATTAGCCAAACTGACATTTCGCCTCAAGGGATAGGATGTGCAAGTTGCTCAATTCCAATGGGACTGGCCAATTCTGTTGAAGAATTTATTTATGAATCAGCCCCCATTCAATTAAATGGTACTCCTCCTGCAGGCGGTTGGTATTTCAGTTATACCGACTGTTGCAGAAACGCGGTTATTGCCAATTTAAGCCCAGGAAGCGGATGGTTTACTTTAAGAGCGATCATGTATCCTTTTTCAGGTCAAAATACGAGCCCCTGTTTTGATAACTCCCCGGCTTTTGCTGAACCACCTACTATCGGATTATGTACCAATTCACCATTGAGTTATAATCATGCAGCGTTTGACCCCGATATTGATTCTCTTACTTATAGTTGGGGAGTCCCTTTGGATGGAAACGGGTTTCCGGGTACTCCCTACCCTTATTCTCCGGGATATTCCTTCCAGTCTCCTTTGCCCGGTACTGCCCAAAATCCGCTAAACATACCCGCAACCCTTGATACTGCACAGGGAATCATTTCCTTCTTATCTTATACCCAGGGTGCTTTTGTGACCGTTACAAAAGTCTCTTCTTATAAATGTGGACAATTGGTTGCTGAAATTTTCAGAGAAGTACAAATTGCACTGCTTTCAAATTGTTTAGTCTCATCTTCACCAAATGTTTATAATACAGCACCTGATATGACTCCTGCACCTGCTGTCGAAACTTTTACCCTATTGGCGGGTGACACATTCTTTTATTCTTTCACAGCTTCTGATTTCGAATTACTACCTGTAGCAGCCGGTGGGACTCCTCAGGTGATAACGGTAGAGGCTATGGGAATGGAATTAGGTCTTGGTGATACTTCTTATACGACTGGTTGTTTAGTTCCTCCCTGCGCAGTACTTTCCAATCCTACCCCGTTTTCCTCACCACAACAGTTAACTGAAAGTTTAACCTGGCCAACGTCCTGTGCACATGCAGGTTTTTATAATGGATGTCTGCAATATCAACGAAACTTTCAATTTATATTCAGGATGGATGATAATTTTTGTCCGGCTCATGGTATAAGTATTAAAAGTTTAAATGTATTTGTAACCGGTCCTGAAGTATATGCAGTAGGAAATAGTCTTGCCGTGAGCTACCCCGGTGTATCCATTCAATGGTATCTCAACGGTGTTCCAATTCCAGGTGCAACGGACACCATTTATACACCTTTGCAAAACGGTATCTATACCATCGTTGCTACCACTTCATCCGGTTGCTCCATGCTCTCCAATCCGGTGAACAGGGTATTATCAGGGCAACAGGAAATAGTTTCAAACGAAAGCAGTTTTACTATTTTCCCAAACCCCGGAATGACGAATGGTGTTGTAAATGTATTGTTGAGAAATGTGCCAACGGGTTCAAATCTTATACGCATCTATGATGTTACCGGACGGTTGGCGAAACAGTTTCCAATTGTTATCAATAATGAAAACGAACACCTGATGCTTCAGCTTGATGATTTAAAGAAAGGCATTTACAACATCAGCATCAATGGAAAAGCAGGGATGCTCGAACAAAATTTAATTCTTAACTAA
- a CDS encoding acetyl-CoA hydrolase/transferase family protein: protein MTPPTPVYSSAEIALRHIQSGQRVFIHGSAATPTYLIDKLTERASDLSDVELVFISVLGDFAPARPEFKSNFKINSLFVSAPIREAIHDGRGDYVPVFLSEIPELFKNNILPIDVAIVHVSVPDEHGYCSLGTSVDIARSAVNTAKKIIAQVNPRMPRTHGDGMVHVSRFAAMVFHEAPLHESKMAEVLSPEEKAIGNHIAGLIEDKSTLQMGIGSIPDAVLHALTNHKNLGVHTEMFSDGIIPLIENGTINNEYKRKHPGKTVTGFCIGSEKLYRYIDDNPSFAFLDIDYVNETKVIRENPSVVAINSCIEIDLTGQVCSDSIGTYQFSGVGGQMDFMRGAALSKGGKPIIALTSRTGKGIPRITPFLKQGAGVVTTRAHVHYVVTEYGIAYLFGKNLRQRAKELIAIAHPEDREMLERAFHERFRVI from the coding sequence ATGACCCCTCCTACTCCTGTCTATTCTTCCGCTGAAATTGCACTTCGACATATTCAATCCGGGCAACGTGTCTTCATTCATGGCAGTGCGGCCACACCTACCTATTTAATAGACAAACTAACAGAAAGAGCTTCTGATCTTTCAGACGTTGAACTGGTATTTATCAGTGTATTGGGAGATTTTGCTCCTGCCCGACCTGAGTTTAAAAGTAATTTCAAAATCAATTCCCTCTTTGTCTCAGCACCGATTCGTGAGGCAATTCATGACGGGAGAGGTGATTATGTCCCGGTTTTCCTGAGTGAGATTCCCGAACTTTTCAAAAACAATATTTTACCCATCGATGTTGCAATTGTACATGTATCCGTTCCGGACGAACATGGTTATTGCTCTCTCGGCACTTCGGTAGATATCGCGCGTTCAGCTGTCAACACCGCTAAAAAAATCATCGCACAAGTGAATCCGCGCATGCCCCGGACACATGGAGATGGTATGGTACATGTCTCGCGGTTTGCCGCCATGGTATTCCATGAAGCTCCCTTGCATGAGTCAAAGATGGCGGAAGTTCTCTCTCCGGAAGAAAAGGCGATCGGTAATCATATTGCCGGACTCATAGAAGATAAAAGCACTTTACAAATGGGGATTGGTAGTATTCCGGATGCTGTACTGCATGCACTCACCAATCATAAAAATCTGGGCGTACATACCGAGATGTTTTCAGATGGCATCATTCCCTTAATTGAAAATGGTACCATCAACAATGAATACAAACGAAAACATCCCGGAAAGACCGTCACCGGCTTTTGCATCGGCTCCGAAAAGTTGTACCGTTATATCGATGACAATCCTTCCTTCGCCTTCCTTGATATCGACTACGTGAATGAAACCAAAGTAATCCGGGAAAATCCATCTGTTGTTGCTATCAACAGTTGTATTGAAATTGATCTCACCGGACAAGTCTGCAGTGACTCTATCGGCACCTATCAGTTTTCCGGTGTAGGTGGACAAATGGATTTTATGCGTGGAGCAGCATTATCAAAAGGCGGGAAGCCCATCATCGCACTTACCTCGAGAACCGGAAAGGGAATTCCGAGAATCACCCCCTTCCTCAAACAAGGGGCGGGTGTTGTTACGACCAGAGCACATGTGCATTATGTAGTGACGGAATATGGTATTGCCTACCTTTTCGGAAAAAACCTGCGACAACGGGCAAAGGAGTTAATTGCTATTGCCCATCCTGAGGATCGGGAGATGTTGGAGAGAGCGTTTCATGAAAGATTTAGAGTTATCTAA
- a CDS encoding T9SS type A sorting domain-containing protein, with product MIMYRSRRCFSAWYNSEWNMIHVNASKLKGRTGSLRLFDMEGRLVYEKKIEVIAGGYVTGEISMNAVANGVYFVNLITEAESVSSKTIKL from the coding sequence ATGATAATGTACCGCAGCAGGAGGTGTTTTTCAGCCTGGTACAATAGTGAATGGAATATGATTCACGTCAACGCCTCCAAACTCAAAGGCAGAACGGGGAGTTTGCGGTTATTTGATATGGAAGGGAGGTTGGTGTACGAGAAAAAAATTGAGGTGATTGCGGGAGGGTATGTGACGGGAGAGATTTCGATGAATGCGGTGGCGAATGGGGTTTATTTTGTGAATTTAATTACTGAGGCGGAAAGTGTTTCGTCGAAAACTATCAAATTGTAG
- a CDS encoding PASTA domain-containing protein: MKKLFKFICSRVFVINFTLATLLIFVILFGTYKWLNGYTNHGETITVPDLKGMKFKELEAFLEGKSFQVKVADSSVFILDKPPGVVIDQDPAPNMNVKEGRTIYVTVTRTVPPQVKIPNLIDVSQRQAEAILASYGLKVGQIIYKPDLAKNAVLSLMYNGAEIKAGADITKGAVIDLVLGDGIGNTEVEVPSLKGLTVDEALFVLQGSSLNPGAMVYDESVEDSAAAKVYRQVPEPGDSIYIKQGEAIDLFFTQTPDKLK; the protein is encoded by the coding sequence ATGAAGAAGCTATTCAAATTCATCTGCTCCCGGGTTTTCGTCATCAATTTTACATTGGCCACCTTGCTCATCTTTGTTATTTTATTTGGCACTTATAAATGGCTAAATGGATATACTAACCATGGAGAAACAATAACAGTTCCCGATTTAAAAGGAATGAAGTTTAAAGAACTGGAAGCATTTCTCGAAGGAAAATCGTTTCAGGTGAAAGTGGCCGATTCTTCTGTATTCATTCTGGATAAACCTCCCGGAGTAGTCATCGATCAGGATCCCGCTCCGAATATGAATGTGAAGGAAGGGAGAACGATTTATGTAACCGTTACCCGTACCGTTCCACCACAAGTGAAAATTCCGAATCTCATTGATGTATCGCAGCGACAAGCCGAGGCAATTCTGGCTTCATACGGTTTAAAAGTCGGACAGATCATCTACAAACCCGATCTTGCAAAAAACGCGGTCTTATCCTTAATGTATAATGGTGCTGAAATAAAAGCCGGTGCTGATATCACCAAGGGTGCTGTCATTGATCTGGTTTTGGGAGATGGAATTGGAAATACAGAAGTGGAAGTGCCATCGCTTAAAGGGCTGACAGTTGATGAAGCCTTGTTCGTATTGCAAGGTTCTTCACTCAATCCCGGCGCCATGGTCTATGATGAGAGTGTGGAAGATTCAGCAGCAGCAAAAGTGTATCGCCAGGTTCCTGAACCCGGTGATTCTATCTATATAAAACAGGGTGAAGCCATTGATCTTTTCTTTACCCAAACACCTGATAAGTTAAAATAA
- the rpsG gene encoding 30S ribosomal protein S7, translating to MRKTKPKKRPILPDPKFNDPLVTRFVNMLMYSGKKGTGFKLFYDALDKVEARTKESGLEQWRTALNNVMPAVEVKSRRVGGATFQIPSEVRPDRKISVGIKWMILYSRKRNEKSMADKLAGEIIAAAKGEGAAVKKKDDTHRMADANKAFSHFRV from the coding sequence ATGAGGAAGACTAAACCAAAGAAGAGACCAATATTACCGGATCCAAAGTTCAACGATCCACTCGTAACACGTTTTGTGAACATGCTCATGTACTCCGGTAAAAAAGGTACAGGATTTAAATTGTTCTACGATGCGTTGGATAAAGTAGAAGCACGTACTAAAGAAAGCGGACTGGAGCAATGGCGCACAGCATTGAATAATGTAATGCCTGCTGTAGAAGTAAAAAGCCGTCGTGTAGGTGGTGCTACTTTCCAGATTCCTTCAGAAGTACGTCCTGATCGTAAAATATCAGTAGGTATCAAATGGATGATTCTTTATTCCCGTAAGCGTAACGAAAAGAGTATGGCGGATAAATTGGCCGGTGAAATTATCGCTGCTGCTAAAGGTGAAGGTGCTGCTGTGAAGAAGAAGGATGATACGCACCGTATGGCGGATGCAAATAAAGCTTTCTCACACTTTCGCGTTTAA